A portion of the Oryzias melastigma strain HK-1 linkage group LG1, ASM292280v2, whole genome shotgun sequence genome contains these proteins:
- the znf330 gene encoding zinc finger protein 330: MPKKKTGARKKAENRKEREKQTRANREHVDVAKHPCNFNMDCDKCQRKQKNRAFCYFCNAVQKLPVCAQCGKTKCMKASDCVIKHPGIHTTGMAMVGAVCDFCEAWVCHGRKCLSTHACACPLTDAECIECDRGVWDHGGRIFRCSFCHNFLCEDDQFEHQASCQVLQAETFKCVSCNRLGQHSCLRCKACYCDDHAKSKVFKQEKGKAPPCPKCGHETQETKDLSMSTRTLKFGRQAGADDDDDEDYGGASGYDAYWKNLAAGGGGQQGNYGEDEDYDEEEDDEEEEEEEEEDEDEEEEASESLAELKLDGTS; this comes from the exons atgcccaaaaaGAAAACCGGGGCCCGGAAAAAGGCAGAGAATCGTAAAGAACGAGAGAAGCAGACTCGAGCTAACCGGGAACACGTTGATGTGGCGAAACACCCCTGCAACTTTAACATG gactgCGACAAATGCCAGAG aaaacagaagaacagagcCTTCTGTTACTTCTGTAATGCAGTGCAGAAGCTGCCTGTCTGCGCTCAATGTG gGAAAACCAAGTGCATGAAAGCATCCGATTGTGTTATCAAGCATCCGGGAATCCATACCACCGGCATGGCCATGGTG ggggcagtgtGTGACTTCTGTGAAGCCTGGGTATGCCACGGCAGGAAATGTCTGAGCACCCACGCCTGTGCATGTCCCCTCACTGATGCAGAGTGCATCGAGTGTGACCGAGGAGTTTGGGATCACG GAGGAAGAATTTTCCGTTGTTCTTTCTGCCACAACTTTTTGTGCGAGGACGATCAGTTTGAGCATCAGGCGAGCTGCCAAGTTCTTCAGGCGGAGACATTCAAAT GTGTTTCCTGTAACAGATTGGGGCAACACTCCTGTCTGCGCTGTAAG gcGTGTTACTGTGACGACCACGCCAAGAGCAAAGTTTTCAAGCAGGAGAAGGGCAAAGCACCACCTTGTCCCAAGTGTGGCCATGAGACACAGGAGACCAAAGACCTCAGCATGTCCA ccCGTACCTTGAAGTTTGGCCGACAGGCGGGTGCTGACGACGATGACGACGAAGACTACGGTGGAGCCTCTGGGTATGACGCCTACTGGAAGAATTTAGCTGCCGGAGGAGGTGGTCAACAGGGCAATTACGGAGAGGATGAGGACTATGACGAAGAGGAGGAtgacgaggaggaagaggaggaggaggaagaagatgaggatgaggaagaggaggcctCCGAGTCTTTGGCTGAGCTCAAGTTAGACGGGACTTCTTGA